One genomic region from Alosa alosa isolate M-15738 ecotype Scorff River chromosome 12, AALO_Geno_1.1, whole genome shotgun sequence encodes:
- the grin3a gene encoding glutamate receptor ionotropic, NMDA 3A, with product MTGRRIWGALGRLVVLPSLAPCVFVLLLLPTSLAHPQPCQILKRIGHTVRVGALHLQPRVLSHNAFKGNYLDDVWDLDRDSALTGEELEIISKTVNEPGLGSLRTRGSTNSQNRGAKSKNMVRQEESESVFMPRDSILLAMETLNRMTGLLPYNLSLDVVMAVETGLGELPAFSFSSASTPLCSDPVCFLQSVCHTVIVQGVSAIMAFPQNRDEMLILEFISSALKVPVISVVQSEFKRQSKNSLHFQMAMRNPPTPMADLIFALLSMNSWYDVSLLQCREQNVSDFLFLLRNNSRFHLGSVVNVSTNTSSRGDFQASLQRHLEAIKDSTSTVVTFGCDIRDIKRIFAAVAKFGLALPDYHWILGDSQNVEELRTEGLPMGLLAHGRMGAPARDHYVQDALELVARAVGNAALVSPERALIPGITNCMLIDEKNFSSGRYLSRFLANTSFEGLSGYIDVGEEMVISSESHHFIWNLQHDPVGNPMWTRLGSWKHGRVMMDYGVWPNKRRPHQGGDWRHSSRLHLRVVTLVEHPFVFTREVDEDGQCPAGLLCLDPLTNDTALLEGLFRILQGVNDTVPLEYKKCCYGYCIDLLEKLAEDMNFDFDLYIVGDGKYGAYKSGRWTGLVGDLMSGAAHLAVGSFSINSARSQVIDFTSPFFSTSLGILVRTRDTAAPIGAFMWPLHWSMWLGIFVSLHVTAVFLTIYEWKSPFGMTPRGRNRDRVFSFSSALNVCYSILFGRTASIKPPKCWTGRFLMNLWAIFCLFCLSTYTANLAAVMVGEKTYEQLSGIHDPKLHHPSQGFRFGTVRESSAEDYVKKSFPEMHEYMRRYNAPATPDGIDHLKEDPQKLDAFIMDKALLDYEVSIDADCKLLTVGKPFAIEGYGIGLKQNSPLTSNISELVSQYKSDGFMDMLHDKWYKVVPCGKRSFAVTQTLQMGIKHFSGLFVMLCGGVALSLLTTLAEHIVHRWVIPKIKTKPQYKYWLHTSQRLHRALNSSFNEDKLPTVAKPEKRCNVGNNQQVQWNATENSNCNRRKPSNQGVQQQNDVECQCKELQPLQVNRQPPLQATLASNGKTDLLGLARNPIVQELTDLETQIQIIKQQLQLAMKRKKELEQYQQTKRTPPAES from the exons ATGACGGGACGGAGGATCTGGGGCGCGTTAGGCAGGCTTGTGGTGCTTCCTTCCCTTGCGCCATGCGTCTTCGTGCTGCTTCTGTTACCCACGTCTCTGGCTCATCCTCAACCATGTCAAATCCTGAAAAGGATCGGACATACTGTCAGAGTAGGGGCCCTGCACCTGCAACCCCGTGTCTTAAGCCACAATGCCTTTAAAGGGAATTATCTCGACGACGTTTGGGATCTTGACAGGGACAGTGCTTTGACAGGAGAGGAGTTGGAAATAATCTCCAAAACCGTTAACGAACCTGGATTGGGGAGCCTCAGGACTAGGGGGTCCACAAACAGCCAAAACAGAGGTGCGAAGAGTAAAAACATGGTCAGacaagaggagagtgagagcgtGTTCATGCCCAGGGACTCCATTCTACTTGCGATGGAGACGCTCAATCGAATGACGGGGCTTTTACCTTACAACTTATCTTTGGATGTAGTGATGGCCGTGGAGACAGGACTGGGGGAGCTGCCCGCTTTTTCATTTTCCTCCGCCTCTACACCGCTCTGCTCCGACCCCGTGTGTTTCTTACAAAGTGTTTGCCACACTGTGATTGTGCAAGGAGTTTCTGCGATCATGGCTTTCCCGCAAAACAGGGACGAGATGCTCATTTTGGAATTTATTTCCTCCGCGCTCAAGGTCCCCGTCATTAGTGTGGTCCAAAGCGAGTTCAAACGGCAGAGCAag AattctctccattttcaaatgGCCATGCGTAACCCTCCGACCCCTATGGCGGACCTCATCTTCGCCCTGTTGTCCATGAACAGCTGGTACGACGTGAGCCTGCTGCAGTGTCGCGAGCAGAACGTGTCCGacttcctcttcctgctccGCAACAACTCCCGCTTCCACCTGGGCAGTGTGGTCAACGTGTCCACCAACACCAGCTCCCGCGGGGACTTCCAGGCTTCGCTGCAGCGCCACCTAGAGGCCATCAAGGACTCCACGTCCACCGTGGTGACGTTTGGCTGCGACATCAGGGACATCAAGCGCATCTTCGCCGCCGTGGCCAAGTTCGGCCTGGCGCTACCGGACTACCACTGGATCCTGGGCGACTCGCAGAACGTGGAGGAGCTGCGGACTGAGGGCCTTCCCATGGGGCTGCTGGCACACGGGCGCATGGGCGCGCCCGCGCGGGACCACTACGTGCAGGACGCGCTGGAGCTGGTGGCGCGGGCAGTGGGCAACGCGGCGCTGGTGTCCCCCGAGCGGGCGCTCATCCCAGGGATTACGAACTGTATGCTGATCGACGAGAAGAACTTCAGCTCAGGAAGATATCTCTCCAG GTTTCTGGCCAACACGTCGTTCGAGGGCCTTAGTGGCTATATCGACGTTGGTGAGGAGATGGTGATTTCCTCAGAAAGCCACCACTTCATCTGGAACCTGCAGCACGACCCGGTGGGAAACCCCATGTGGACGCGACTGGGCAGCTGGAAGCACGGCCGCGTGATGATGGATTACGGCGTGTGGCCCAACAAGCGGCGGCCGCACCAGGGTGGCGACTGGCGCCACTCCTCCCGCCTCCACCTGCGCGTGGTCACGCTCGTGGAGCACCCGTTCGTCTTCACCCGCGAGGTGGACGAGGACGGCCAGTGTCCTGCCGGCCTGCTCTGCCTGGACCCGCTGACCAACGACACGGCGCTGCTCGAGGGCCTCTTTCGGATACTGCAGGGCGTCAACGACACTGTGCCCTTGGAGTACAAGAAGTGCTGCTACGGCTACTGCATTGACCTGCTGGAGAAGCTGGCCGAGGACATGAACTTCGACTTCGACCTCTACATCGTGGGGGACGGCAAGTACGGCGCGTACAAGAGCGGCCGCTGGACGGGGCTGGTCGGCGACCTCATGAGCGGCGCGGCACACCTGGCGGTCGGTTCCTTCAGCATCAACTCGGCGCGCAGCCAGGTGATCGACTTCACCAGCCCCTTCTTCTCCACCAGCCTGGGCATCCTGGTGCGCACTCGGGACACGGCCGCGCCCATCGGCGCCTTCATGTGGCCGCTGCACTGGTCCATGTGGCTGGGCATCTTCGTCTCTCTGCACGTCACCGCCGTCTTCCTCACGATCTACGAGTGGAAGAGCCCGTTCGGCATGACGCCCAGGGGACGCAACCGCGACCgtgtcttctccttctcctcggCGCTCAACGTGTGCTACTCCATCCTGTTTGGCAGGACAGCGTCCATCAAGCCGCCCAAGTGCTGGACCGGCCGCTTCCTGATGAACCTGTGGGCCATCTTCTGCCTCTTCTGCCTGTCCACATACACGGCCAATCTGGCCGCCGTCATGGTCGGGGAGAAGACCTACGAACAGCTCTCAGGGATACATGACCCCAAG CTTCATCATCCGTCACAGGGTTTCCGTTTCGGGACGGTCCGAGAGAGCAGCGCTGAGGATTACGTGAAGAAAAGCTTCCCCGAGATGCACGAGTACATGAGACGCTACAACGCTCCCGCCACTCCCGACGGTATCGACCATCTCAA AGAAGATCCCCAGAAGCTTGATGCCTTTATTATGGACAAAGCCCTTTTGGATTATGAAGTATCCATTGATGCAGACTGTAAACTGCTCACGGTGGGAAAACCATTCGCCATTGAAG GGTACGGCATTGGCCTCAAGCAGAACTCCCCCCTCACGTCTAACATCTCCGAGCTGGTCAGTCAGTACAAGTCAGACGGCTTCATGGACATGCTCCATGACAAGTGGTATAAAGTGGTTCCTTGTGGAAAGCGCAGCTTCGCTGTCACACAG ACGTTGCAGATGGGGATTAAGCACTTCTCAGGGTTATTTGTGATGCTGTGCGGAGGCGTCGCTCTGTCTCTTCTCACCACTCTGGCCGAGCACATCGTCCACCGTTGGGTCATTCCCAAAATCAAGACCAAACCACAGTACAAATATTGGCTTCACACCAGTCAG AGATTACATCGAGCACTTAATTCCTCCTTCAATGAAGATAAATTGCCCACAGTTGCAAAACCAGAAAAAAG GTGCAATGTCGGAAATAATCAACAAGTTCAATGGAATGCCACTGAAAATTCCAACTGCAACCGGCGAAAGCCATCCAATCAGGGTGTTCAGCAGCAAAACGATGTGGAATGCCAGTGCAAGGAGCTGCAACCACTGCAGGTTAATAGACAGCCCCCCCTGCAGGCCACGTTAGCATCCAACGGCAAGACAGACCTTCTGGGCTTAGCCAGGAACCCCATCGTCCAGGAGCTGACCGACCTAGAGACGCAGATCCAGATCATtaagcagcagctgcagctggCGATGAAGAGGAAAAAGGAGTTGGAGCAATACCAGCAAACTAAACGAACCCCTCCAGCCGAGTCCTAG